Proteins encoded by one window of Anas platyrhynchos isolate ZD024472 breed Pekin duck chromosome 14, IASCAAS_PekinDuck_T2T, whole genome shotgun sequence:
- the GRXCR2 gene encoding glutaredoxin domain-containing cysteine-rich protein 2, with product MDEHQKKLNQRHEGRPRKVRFKISSSYSGRVLKQVYEDGQELEPPAKEQSRRFLRHSFEPGNRPCAGDAAEGRLCPPAKLSAQRISIFKEDQKYSLASTSPLFSNCPPSAGHCRASPVIDFGKIIIYTNNLKIIRAPMDQKELMRRIIQTEGINDWAFIYHERKDRIGTGHKKEVEKKVACNQYMQEGDAEHACSQCKGSGSAPCSLCHGSKFSMLANRFRESYRALRCPACNESGVQPCQICAA from the exons ATGGATGAGCACCAGAAGAAGCTCAACCAAAGACACGAGGGAAGGCCCCGCAAAGTGAGGTTCAAAATATCATCGTCCTACAGCGGTCGAGTGCTGAAACAAGTCTACGAGGacgggcaggagctggagccccCGGCCAAAGAGCAGTCCCGGCGTTTCCTCCGGCACAGCTTCGAGCCAGGGAACCGCCCGTGTGCAGGGGACGCGGCAGAAGGCAGGCTGTGCCCTCCAGCCAAGCTGAGTGCCCAGCGGATCAGCATATTCAAAGAGGATCAGAAATACAGCCTCGCCAGCACCTCGCCTCTCTTCAGCAACTGCCCCCCCAGTGCCGGCCACTGCAGG GCTTCCCCAGTCATAGATTTTGGTAAGATCATCATCTACACAAATAACCTGAAAATCATCCGTGCACCGATGGACCAGAAAGAGCTCATGAGAAGAATCATCCAGACTGAGGGAATAAATGACTGGGCCTTCATATACCacgaaaggaaagacagaattggcACTGGACATAAAAAAGAGGTGGAGAAAAAGGTTGCCTGCAACCAGTATATGCAG GAAGGAGATGCTGAACACGCTTGTTCCCAGTGTAAAGGATCAGGCTCTGCTCCTTGCTCGCTGTGCCATGGAAGCAAGTTTTCAATGCTAGCAAACAGATTCAGAGAGTCCTACAGGGCTCTCCGATGCCCAGCTTGCAATGAAAGCGGCGTGCAGCCCTGCCAGATCTGTGCCGCATGa
- the PRELID2 gene encoding PRELI domain-containing protein 2, translating into MGVTVEVHRVYRYPFEQVVASYLRKYPSPMDKHVTAVETVEEKTDLSTGIVYRRRIATCKNVIPEILRKVSALKVPNIHLEEESWLNMQKRNMSMKTHCLTWTQYASLSEESVFRESLENPNWTDFTQKGRISVTGAGLLNRVLEAFAQSFLKQGVKKGIKIMETLLQEQCG; encoded by the exons ATGGGGGTGACGGTGGAGGTGCACCGCGTGTACCGCTACCCCTTCGAGCAGGTGGTGGCCAGCTACCTCCGCAAG TACCCCAGTCCCATGGACAAACACGTCACGGCTGTAGaaacagtggaagaaaaaacag ATTTGTCTACAGGGATTGTTTACCGGAGGAGAATTGCAACGTGCAAGAATGTAATTCCTGAGATCCTGAGGAAG GTCAGTGCCTTAAAAGTGCCCAACATCCACCTGGAAGAGGAATCATGGCTTAATatgcagaaaagaaatatgTCTATGAAAACTCACTGTCTCACATGGACACAGTATGCGTCCCTGAGCGAGGAGTCTGTCTTCAGGGAGAGCTTGGAAAACCCAAACTG GACAGACTTCACGCAGAAAGGCAGGATATCGGTTACGGGGGCCGGTTTGCTCAACCGTGTGTTGGAAGCTTTCGCTCAGTCATTCCTAAAGCAAGGCGTGAAGAAG gGTATTAAAATAATGGAGACTCTTCTTCAGGAGCAGTGTGGTTGA